In Vanessa cardui chromosome 4, ilVanCard2.1, whole genome shotgun sequence, the DNA window TACCATAGTACCAACACCATCCCTCTTGTGCCATCTCCACTATATACAAGGCGCTGAAAAATAAGCGTCAAGCACAGCATTTAAGCTaaacaacataaaattaataccgTAGGTTGTAGGTTATTTACAGTGTCGGTAATTAATTGGTTTTCCGATCCGTTATTTGAGGTGTCGTTGGATGTCACAGTATTAGTGGATACTCGGATAGGGTTAGACTGCGGTCTGACAATGGCCGGAATGTTATGGATGGGGCTATATGGATTTCTTAAGCTCCATGGACTAATTGGTAGTATGTCAATTTTTTGCATGATTCGTGGTACTCTAGTTCCATTAGGAAATTTTCGTATTACTGTGTTATTTGGTAGTACGCCGTAAATGATGTATGGACTTGCTTCTGTTAATGTTTCCAATGGATCATCGTTAGGATTCTTACGTACCACTGTATTATTAGGAAGTATTCCGAAAATTACATAATCTTTTTTCGGAATAGACGATGGAGTGGCGACGTTGATTTGATTACTTATCATATTAACATCATTTGATATTGTCTCATTGATAAGTGCAACTATGGTTGTAGATTCAGTACCTGATATTGTTGTAGTTTCTAAATTGTTTTCGGTCGTCATGTCAATTTCTGTAGCTGATTCAACGTTAGAAACAGTAGTAGTGGCTTCGTTATCGCTCGACATTGTTGATAGATTAATATCTGAACTAAATGTTGTTGTTTCAGATATTTCAAGACTTCTTATAAAGCCTTCAGTCATAGTTGATTCATCACCAAACTTAAGCGTAGTACTTAAGACAGCGTCAGCTACATTACGAGCAGTTTCAAAAGCCGTCGTTTCAATTTCTTGTGACATGGTAGAAGCAGTATCGAGTGACATAGGCGTAGTTGTCAGTGAAATATCAGCCATATTAGCTGGtgcatttgaaaataaattttcggTTGTAGTTATATCTATTGAACTTTGTGAAAAGGACAAGGAAGGGTTTGAGGAAGAAGTAGTCGTTTGAGTCTCAGTTGCTTCTGTTGAAGTCAGGTCGTTTTCATTCTTGAAGTCGAGTGGACTAATTGTTGTTAAAGTCATTGTATTAACAATTTCTGACAAACGGTTTGAAagagaaatattatttgaatttgaactaTTAATCAATTCAGTCAAAGGAGCATTAGCAATCTCATCATTATGGTTTCGAATTATGTCTTCGATCATTTTTAAAACTCGTGCTTTCTTCGAAAGAATCCATAATTGAAGGCGTGATAATTGACTCGGATcttctatattatctatatcttCTAATTCTTTTACTTGCAAAGATTTCATTTGCATATTCGGATTCGATTGTGTTAAATTTATGCTCGAATTTTCTGTATCGTTTACAGTAAAGTCGTTTAATTCAAAGTTAGTGAGGAACGGAACTAGGGCAGGTTTGTtagtaaaatcattatttacactTGAACTGAAACTTGTATCactatttgttaaaattgtttctatGCCTGAAGGACTAACAGACATTTCATTATTCGATATTGCAGCAGTAGAAAGCTCAACATTTGTATTACCTTCAGTTGGTACAAATATTGGCATATCAGCAGTAACAAAAGAAGGTGTAGTTGTTAGTATTTCAGGCACAGGTACTGTATTTTCATTCGGAAGTGTATTTACAGTTGTTTCTGTTGTTGTGATTAATGAACCAGTGTTCAATCTCGTGCTATTTACAATACTCTCATTCCCTACATCTTGGAGGATATTTACAGGGCGGATATTATCTGgattttctataacaatattttcagTATCTCTAATATCTTCCAAACTGTAAGGAGTTGTATTTGGAAGAGAGTCAATGTCGTCTTGCAATTTTAAAGGCTTATTTAATTTAGGAATTAgggaatttaataattttaccatATCTACTGAAAGTCTAGCTCTACTATCCTCATCCATATTTGCaataatgtttttgatattatttgaaaGCATGCTAGTTAGATCTGAagaaactaatttattattagataatacGAGATCAGATACTGTATTATATACCCTTGTTGAGCTGTCAGTCGTTGGTTGATTTGTAGTCATTACGGCAGTCGTTTTGTCTGTTGTTGGTGCAGTATCTgcatataatacttttatagcAAATGGTTTTCTTGCAGATATGGGAGTACTAGGAGGAGGGGTAGGAGAAGGAACATTTGGATGTATGGTTATAGGAGTACTATCCCTGTCCTTCGCATTTTGTGATGGTGTAGTGATACCCCCAACCGAAATACGGTTAAACACATCTTGTGTAGATTGTTCAGTGGTTTGTACAGACTTAGCAACGGTGTTTACGTTATCCACTGACATTAATGTATCTTGACTCATTGAGTCTTTGAcactatttacattaatattgttaCTCACTCCGTCATTTATTTGCTTAACATCGTTACTAGtgctttgtttttgtaatacttCAGTTGTTGAAGAAATACGAGGTCTAGGTGTAGACGTAAGTATTTCAGCTAAAGCGTCAAAAATTGATACTGTAACTGAAGGCGAATGATGTGACGCCTCAACATTCATGACTTGTAATGACTTGGCCAGGCTTTCGGAAAGTCTCAGGTCAGCAGAGGTTAATGGACTTCGTGACTTAGTAAAAGATATTGCGTTCATATCTGGCCCTATTTGTATTTCTTCTCCCTCTACCTGAAATAAGAAGTAATCTCACCcataaatttagaaaaagtaTTGTGAAAAATCGCAGCAATGTGGACTTGAAGGTGAGACAGTATcagaaaaaatagaaaattgtgCGTAGACCAAAGCCTCTTTACTACTTTTGGATATCATTAAAGAAAGTGAATGTTGCATGTAAATGTATTAAGCAAAACCCATTGTGAgtattgaaacaataatattttacatcaatacgatttaatagattttacttaaaattaaatacaatactattattgattaaattgttaaaatggtgcttttttgtttttgtaagcaTTTGCATTGCATATCTTGCACGatcattttcttaaatataataaaaaacttatacaataattatgtaatcaTTGTTTGTTTTTCCTTTTAGTATAGCTTAaatgcaatttataaataatgcctaaaactatttttattatttcagagaCTTATAAACCTAATTACAATAGTGTATTTGTAATGCGAGCATGATTGTGATGTAATGTTTATTCTAAATTGTATGATTAACCGGTTCAGAAGCTGAATCGTGCATGCATGTCGGCGATGATGTATTTTGTCTTGACATCTGTTCTGTTGTAACATCGGAAAAGTCTTCTTCTTCGAACCACTTTGGCTCCTCTACAGACTTTGACAAAAGATGATCAGTCACGAAGAATTTCAGCCAAGCCTTTGGTAATGAAAATCATTgttaaaatgataatgaaagCATGTAAGTTAAATGAATTTGTTACaagcaatttaatttatttttaatgtagcaaattgttgtttaaattttttgtattttttctatgATCAGTATCTAAATTTCTcaagcaataaaatatatataactgtaaAATTATGCAGTGATATTGaaatgcataaaaaaaaatatgaatatattttaagtcaaaaagcaatttattgtacttttataaaaaaaaaatatatgaaatatcaaaTGAAGATGATAATGAATTGTGCAATACTAGTAATGATATGATACTCCTATTCATTTAATGTCCAGTTTCATAAAGGggctttgtttaaatttattttaatatatgaataaaaccaATGGTAAGAAAACTATTATTAGTTACCTAACAACACTGttaaaaattgtaaagtatTCCTAAAAGTCACATTTTTCTACGCATTAATCATTGAAATgagaatgtaaataaaaaacataaaacttataaatacattcaataCGCAAAAGTATTCAAcgcaaatatttaaagtatttttggtACCTTCACAAATTAATAATGCGAAAACAATTgtagtgttttaaaaatagcaCATTCTTCATAATTAAATGTGCGTTTCAGatgttacttattattttgttttttaaattgtaagttGGTataagatttgaatatattgtgGTGTTACTTACTGTAGATGGTGTAATTGTGGGTACAGTGGGTTTATAAAAAGGTTTATCGAGGTatgaagctcgatatttcgagctaaatttatttttttgtttttcaggaCCAGCTATTATCTGGAAAATATTGGATAAACCGTATACAATAAGTTTTACATAAACACAACTCTAAAATACGATAGACgttagtaaaaatatgttaaatgtatACTTACGCCATTTGATGAAGCCTCCGTAGTCTTTGAAAAAGTATCACTATATTTCCTTGAATTTCTTTCTCTGGATTTCGAGGTCACAACTGAAAACTCCTCTCTTGGTTTTGATGATTTTCGACTATATTTTCTTGTTCGAATGTTCCTAATAGGAGGGGTAACAGTCGACTTTTCTTTGGACGATGTcgaattatcattattattgtctTTATAAGTTGCATGATATTTTTGTGTTGTGCTTACAAAATTATTCAGAAGTTTGTTTTCACTTTCTACTGTCATACTTATTACCTCATTGTCAGTTCCATTTTCTGAAGATTCTTTACTGTTGACAGTTATTATAAAGTTACGACTTTCTTGTTTGTTGTCATTGTCTTGACTTGCTTTAGGTGTACCATCAGTATAAATAATAGGTGATTCGGCTGTATTTTCTACTTTCTTTTCTGCAATTGATATCTCTtctgttatattttgtatacttgAGTCCGTTGTTGATGTTGTCAATCCGCCACTCCTTAGCCTCGAGTAGTAAGAAGTTCTAGGCAGCAACTGTTTCGATTTAAACATTGATCtgctttcaatattttttgacgCATCTTTTTTTACTAGTATTTCTGAATTGGCACCaacattttttgaaatatttctccTTAAATACAAAGACGAACGTACAGTAGGTTTCTTAAAGGATAAATTAGTATCATTGCTTTTACTTTGACTGGAATTTTCAATGTTTGAGGATTCAGTTGTAGTTAATTTCacttttctttgaaatttataagTTCTATCGATCGACGGACTAAAAGAAGCTGTAGAGATGGTTGAAGTAGATAAAGTGTTTGATTTTTTGTTTCTCGGCTTAAACGATCCCCTTAGACGATATTCAACAGATTTAGGCACCGGCTGTTCGGAAGTCGTTGTTGTTATTACAGGTATGTTTTCTTCAGTTTGACTGTTACTGCTGTTACCTTCCACGTTTATTTTACTGCGTAGCTGAAAGTCAggtgttacataatattataaaaaatcgaatttatttcatataacttGTGATTTGTTTAAGGATGAGAATAATGTACTTTTTGTAAGTATAAAAACGTGAcatcgattatttattattgatgatgctgatttaattttaatgatgttaattaaacgaattatggtatgcaaaaaaaataatgtaagtagTATTGTATTAAAAGCCAAATATggtctaatttaatattattacccGAGAATGTTTTTCTATATCAGGAGCCGTGATAATGGATTGTGAAGATGTTGTGTAAGTTTTAAAGACTTTTTGTGATGCTTGTGCTTTCACTGACAAACTCTCGCTGGGTGGAGAGCTGGCTTGTGTctgaaatttttgtttttcgttatttgtatgtatgtttgcaCAAACATGAGGTAAGTCCATGCGATTACCAAAATCTGTATGAATGAAAGTagtgatttaaataatgttttggtTTTTGATTACTTATACATTGTTAGTATGTGGAACAATGTTAGTGATATGAAACAAACAGAAATTCTGTTTTAAGTGCTTATTTATTGCAACTCGAACATGATATACAGTGATATTAATATgagtgatatttaattattaattaaccatACTTTACTTTTCTACTCACCGATGCATTCTTAGCTTGAATCAAAGCTTTAAACGGTTCAGGATAGTTATCATCTTCTTTGATTTCATCtgatactttttgtttttcagCAGTAAGTTGCGTTTTTCCTTTACTTCGAGAAACTGGACGTTTAACAACTTTTGTTGTTTTCTGAGTACTCGACtttaaagtaattctgtctgtacTAGGTCTTAAATTTCTTTCAGTTGTAGACCGTGAAAAAGATTTTGATTCCGTCTGACTAGTAATATTTTCTCTAATTTGACTAGATTTCACTTCATTAGATGTTACTATACCTTCACCGGTTAAATTTGTATCTGTTTCGGATTGCCTTGTTTTATATCTTAATTTCCTTGAGTTTCTTATGTCTTCAGTTCTTGCAGTTGTTGGTTCTTTAGGAGCAGTTGATAACGCATTAGCTGTACCAGACACATCTAAGTCTAAAGCCCGAACATTTGTACGTGTGTTAATACGTCCGCGACCTCTGGGGACGGTTACACTTTCAATCGTTCGAACAGTTGAACTCCTTCGTCTTATTTGTGAATTGAATTCACCTCCATCTTTTGATAACGTTTTTGTAATATCATTAAAAGCTATATCAGTAAAATCCTTTTGTATCTTGCCTATAGGCGGTGAAGTAACCAAAGGAACCGTCGTTGATTGGGCCGGAACATATCTACTGGACTGTCGTGATCGACCTTTTGATTGATTTTCCCTATTCACTGTAGTATCAAAGTTTTCTTCATTGACTACTGGCTTGCTACGCACCCGACTATTCGATCTTCTTGAATCAAATCTGTCGCTTCTTTCAGGTTGGTTTTGAGATTGAGTAGTATAAGTTGGAGATTCAGTAGGCCTGCTTCTGCTTCTCGATCTTGAAATATCCCGTGGTTGAATTTCTTCTCGTCTTCTTGAAACTCGGGATCTAGACGTAGAAGATACATCTTCCGACTTATTTGAACTTGTAGGACTTCTATCGGGATTTGGAAGCCGTCTGCTGATACGCGATGTGCCTTCTACCTGAAATTAAAAgagtttttgttattgtttttttgaaattgatctaaataaaattttaaatttttggtcAAGGCAGctctgtatacatatataacataacttATAACGAAGTTCCTCGTAGTGTTGaggaattttaataattttgtttttaataaagtaataagcgAGTTACTGATTGTGTGTACAAATTTTACACATGAAGGCACAGGAAACTATTGTACCGTATCAATGATTTCAACAGCGCAAGTAAAACATCGGGCCAGTAAGCGGGCGATTAGATACGAAATATTTGACCTAAAATGCGTTTAATTTACATGAAAAGAGCTATAACTGATTTTgatctatgttttatatattataattattatcagtttATGAAAACAAGGGTAGacataataatgataacaaattgttgccattttattaaatatctgttgttttattttataaaaatacgtcAACATTAGGCATTATCTTGGGATACGAAAGTGAAGAGATATCTGAAGATTAAGTGGCATGAGTATTTCAGgttgtcaatttaaaatatgttccGAATTATGAACAAAACACACATTGTGaacatacattaatttttacatGAAGTACTAcgattttttattagtaattcgAATAACCTTAAAAGGATCTTGACTTTTTAATACAACTTAATTGAAATTgaagtgtattatttttttattttatggccaCACGTTTTAATCTCTGTAAATAAACTTTGAATGACTCAATGGCTGAAACGATTGTATCACAAAATTATCTGAAGTATTATGAAAGTattgaatgaattttaaatgcgcattatatcaattaattaaggcCACaactatcaataattatatgtaaattattactcAATGAACTGACTGAATAAATAAGACATCTATCCGATAACTCCAAGATAAAAagcaagttattaaaatatatatgaatgagCGTAgcaatttaagaaatttaattaataaaacacacaTTATTGAGTCCTTTAACTTTGTCCcctcatacataattataacacTTTACTTCGTAATCTTACTCATAAAAATTATTAGCATAAGAACTGTACTGGTAAGGTCGTGTTAGTGTTTATGAAATTATTCCTAAAATGAATTTTCCTGTAAAACCAAATAAACTATTTAGTTAAAAGCATTTATCCCATGATTAAATGCATgcaaaccttttttaaaattaaaaacaattttttttattttttttagagtgATAGATAaaagcaaaattatttaaataaaacaatgaataaCTGTTCCATTTTTTCAAAGATCCGTTTTCTTTAAAGGCAAAAAGTGAAGGGCGACTTTATCTTAAAATCAAAGGTCGAAAGCTGTGACAGTTTATTAAGTATTAGTCTAGATAATGTTCTAGATTGAGTGTATCTGAGCGCACCTGGGCCATATGTGTGCTAAGTAGCTATTAATAACATAAGTGAGTTGTTACTGTCTGGAGAGAAATTATGTTGCCAACGCCTGCGGTAGTGATTGCAACGAActctttttaattattccatatttcataactaaatattattaaatcggACCAATTTGTAATATACGCTTCACTCCACATATATTTATCTTCGACTGTTCTTATGTATCCGTATCATAAGGGATACGATAcctatttgtttctttttttatttatattctttatttttaactaataactTACACACCTTAGGATaggtttcaaatttaaatacacacATACTTAATGGGTTGCACACACACCATTGCAGTTTTGAatcatatcattattaattaagcgTACTGACTTGGAAAACCGTGAAAAATTTGCCACTTCATAcacttcaattaaaaataatattatataaataatagacataaataaatatcaaatatatatcaaaagcCATAGGTATATAAAGTGACATAGATCTACAGAActcaataatgttatttttttaattatcctttaagtaagaaatttaaacatattccaccaacccccgtGGCCCCGTTATGTGATAGTCTAGCCGTAGTAGCCTTGGGCAAACTTCATCCCACATTGaaagacttttttatactatatattaatcatagtaAAGCACGACATGAATGAAAAACTTATTGCAAATTCTCACATTTAGTTTGACGTTTGAATCGCAATCACAATGCACATGCATTAAACTCTTATGTATTAACATGACACTATCTTTAACGCTTAGTTCAATAACTCAATCAATTCACTCAATAAACAAAacgaattaattacaaatatatatctaaaaggCATACAAAGAACCGCCATTAACAATAAACGAAACCATTTATCGTATAATTGGAACACGTCAGTGTACAGTCAGagacaaatatacaaaaataatactagACACGAAAATTGAAGGTCGGCTTAGCTAAGCTTTTGTagatcacattttttttaataacattatgtgTTGCACTGTACGTATCGCATATCGGGTCGGCTTATTTACGTTACATTGAAATCAATCACTTCATTGCAATCGTTTCATAGTATAACACCaagtcgctttccgctgtctgtccctatgtatgcttagatctttaaaattacggaacggattttaatggggtttatttttaatacatggtTGTGTGTATAATACAAGTAAGCAGTGGACAacacagtaaagaaacactgataattttagagttctaatgtgatgtcgtaaataaataattctgtagtatattaatatcagtattgcaccaaatccttcgtcagttttcaaattaattccttatcaagtcttaaacttttagtaccttttgaatctaaacatcaaatcattgcgacgcaatatgtcattgtcactcggtaaagcagattgtcgctgatactgagcacacgaaaatagatcttaaggcgacgaaccttttcttaccctacTGTACCTGTGTGAAGCTGGGTCTGGtggctagtattttataaattcacgCTCGTGAAAAgtatatttgcatttataatcgTTGAAGTAAATTCGTCTAAAGCGTAAACTTCAGCGGCTGACCTTGTTTGAACGATAAATGTACAAATGTTGATTTGTCAAgaatttgaaaacatttaataagtGTGACTAATTTCACGGAGTCAAATATTATTGGAGCGTTCATAAAATGATCAATAGAATATTGACtagagaatttatttaaaaaaaaataatttgtacttACAGAAACATTATATACTTGTaacaaaatttgttattattaaaactatatactcataacattataatatcaaaattttacatattcataatatgtggatttattttctttatgttttaacaaatattaaccatttatcAAGCAAAGATTACAAAAGCAAAAATGTTACGTTTTTGTTTTGGTTCTAggtatgtttttaaaacatttttgtctcagatcatatttatttaaatattgacgctGAAATTGgcgaaaattgtttatataggccggaaaattttaaatgaaataacggAAGTGATAGTGATTTTATTatgaatcatattattaaaagactttgacatattatgaaatataaataactgttatatatttacataattaattcaatataataattgccGATTGTGTTAAGCAATAAATAAGTAATCTAGATTAGTCatactcaatattttattgaaccGATATTCAAGACAATGtacaacgttttttttatttaataattaaaatctattaaaatcaattagtCTTAATTCACTGTTGAtaagttcaaaaatatttgttagtaCGCTAGACGGCTGTACATAAATACTAAGCTGGAAAActctattaaaatgtataattatacagTTAAATAGTACCAGTGACGTCATAATAATGAACTatcattaaatgtatgtatatgtaatctattatatatattataaatgtgaactcTTAtaactgtttgtctgtcgctcttttacgtcaaaaccgctgaaccgtatTTCATGAAATTAGGTATGGAgtaaacatgaactccaagaaaggcctactttgtctaacacatgacaaccgacaccctaaaacgcgagcgaaatcGCAGGTGACTACAAGTATAGCATAAAGTAACATATGGTTATttcttgaataattatatttcagaaGTGACATCAATCATTACCATGGAACGTGTGGCCGTATGTATCGTAtagtattttgattgatttattgaaGTCTGCTAAGACTGCCAGTCTGCGCgggatataataaaagttatattatttaccttGCTCTACGTATTTAACGTTATTAAACGAATATATTATACGTTATTTGAAGATATCTGATTGCGATTCATTTCTTAGAGCATATAAATATAgtgtatattaatcattattaaaaaaataaatatttgtataatatttgatttaaataaagtacaatacGTGCATATACATACACCATTTAATAACGGTTAAATCTAGAAT includes these proteins:
- the LOC124544013 gene encoding mucin-3A-like isoform X4, which codes for MRGVWWSAFALLLLVVVASAIRSGQVEGTSRISRRLPNPDRSPTSSNKSEDVSSTSRSRVSRRREEIQPRDISRSRSRSRPTESPTYTTQSQNQPERSDRFDSRRSNSRVRSKPVVNEENFDTTVNRENQSKGRSRQSSRYVPAQSTTVPLVTSPPIGKIQKDFTDIAFNDITKTLSKDGGEFNSQIRRRSSTVRTIESVTVPRGRGRINTRTNVRALDLDVSGTANALSTAPKEPTTARTEDIRNSRKLRYKTRQSETDTNLTGEGIVTSNEVKSSQIRENITSQTESKSFSRSTTERNLRPSTDRITLKSSTQKTTKVVKRPVSRSKGKTQLTAEKQKVSDEIKEDDNYPEPFKALIQAKNASLRSKINVEGNSSNSQTEENIPVITTTTSEQPVPKSVEYRLRGSFKPRNKKSNTLSTSTISTASFSPSIDRTYKFQRKVKLTTTESSNIENSSQSKSNDTNLSFKKPTVRSSLYLRRNISKNVGANSEILVKKDASKNIESRSMFKSKQLLPRTSYYSRLRSGGLTTSTTDSSIQNITEEISIAEKKVENTAESPIIYTDGTPKASQDNDNKQESRNFIITVNSKESSENGTDNEVISMTVESENKLLNNFVSTTQKYHATYKDNNNDNSTSSKEKSTVTPPIRNIRTRKYSRKSSKPREEFSVVTSKSRERNSRKYSDTFSKTTEASSNGIIAGPEKQKNKFSSKYRASYLDKPFYKPTVPTITPSTVEGEEIQIGPDMNAISFTKSRSPLTSADLRLSESLAKSLQVMNVEASHHSPSVTVSIFDALAEILTSTPRPRISSTTEVLQKQSTSNDVKQINDGVSNNINVNSVKDSMSQDTLMSVDNVNTVAKSVQTTEQSTQDVFNRISVGGITTPSQNAKDRDSTPITIHPNVPSPTPPPSTPISARKPFAIKVLYADTAPTTDKTTAVMTTNQPTTDSSTRVYNTVSDLVLSNNKLVSSDLTSMLSNNIKNIIANMDEDSRARLSVDMVKLLNSLIPKLNKPLKLQDDIDSLPNTTPYSLEDIRDTENIVIENPDNIRPVNILQDVGNESIVNSTRLNTGSLITTTETTVNTLPNENTVPVPEILTTTPSFVTADMPIFVPTEGNTNVELSTAAISNNEMSVSPSGIETILTNSDTSFSSSVNNDFTNKPALVPFLTNFELNDFTVNDTENSSINLTQSNPNMQMKSLQVKELEDIDNIEDPSQLSRLQLWILSKKARVLKMIEDIIRNHNDEIANAPLTELINSSNSNNISLSNRLSEIVNTMTLTTISPLDFKNENDLTSTEATETQTTTSSSNPSLSFSQSSIDITTTENLFSNAPANMADISLTTTPMSLDTASTMSQEIETTAFETARNVADAVLSTTLKFGDESTMTEGFIRSLEISETTTFSSDINLSTMSSDNEATTTVSNVESATEIDMTTENNLETTTISGTESTTIVALINETISNDVNMISNQINVATPSSIPKKDYVIFGILPNNTVVRKNPNDDPLETLTEASPYIIYGVLPNNTVIRKFPNGTRVPRIMQKIDILPISPWSLRNPYSPIHNIPAIVRPQSNPIRVSTNTVTSNDTSNNGSENQLITDTVNNLQPTISSSALNITDSSSLGITTSTNKPPAEKSTASHVLSLRTTTMLPSIDEILLNSISSATKEEMVISSMTSSTSEPRILTLDIDPETKQIRTEKPDDGTGNAVFKFIPIDEVTVSQQKSNVLKLASTKMPKTTSFNDMLQVTTSESNTQTTQNDISTNGQTTSTPIFAMTPIENSDTTTIIPELSIVMNNIEAEPTTLAPEITTATANIVGTMLPTATEISTPNPLTTPAARPTTTTTSSPTIMTSIPSVIATTVTTEIDNLSTATTTLPTTLQTTTVNPPTVTITTPTASVLETAASNQKDADLLQSLLQQIGRSPKNLNSFSNNQQNDNAKLLQAILLGGQQSIGSNKKFNENKPSSTTIRSIEDDIRQFEEDTKLLKALLLATGRNPAELNLPNLDNIKGLTASTTSIPTTTKFITTTSQPTTTQRTTTITPTTTTTVPTTTTTTTTTTTTTTTTNTPLITTTLKSTSSGRISELSYNEDLRKLQEDTRLLQALLQATGNQNTANKPIISGITSNVRIASNPLTTSIESNPTTPVNNRPIFTTRPSPVFTAITPETVTVSTLQPQQQTTEEIGISTTFQPFNVRSTTTVRSVGDTSAATRRVQTSRFQVTTEIPSTSTFSDEEDLLFLQNLKSVLSAKNSGEDPETALANRVIALAVERSLNEIQTGKKVDTSTTTYRPTTTTARLTTTTTKSTTTTEASTLNTPSIEEDIKQFEQDTKLLQALLKATGQDPSKFNIPTLANTNRPVTASIESTTAKPYGAKIAVKDELKNEQDDAKLLQTLIKLQDAQETTTQRSKIAITGQSSDEALKKLLNQAQPAGMVSEATKSSISLSTEFGNSNDALLAALLKEQGFGPTTASSLDEQLRLAALLNQVVVTPKARRTTTPPPPPPAPRRPVLDGLAWLWQQWRETAPGPDVARPNRRPAPSARPSITPSAATSSRVNWFGSGPFVGNADERPTSNRIPLEPPSVVTTEQGPGRGQLVSAAINVTRAFSQFLGAAIQGAAQTVQSVIRAGQRAASDAYTSGSG